The Methanobacterium formicicum DSM 3637 genomic interval ATCAATAATAGGTGTACCATCAAAAGCATCAATACCAGTAATTTCCACAATTCCCTCTTTTTCATTAACATCAATTAGTTTGCAGGTGGTTAACGCCAGTGGGTTGGGTCGGTACTCCGCACGAGTGGCAAAAACCCCAGCTAGGTGATTGGTAGCGTATGGGGGATGAGTACGTAATGCAGTCCTGTATTTGGCATTGTCAAATTTATCCGCCCACCAGAATACCATGACATGACTAAATTCTGCTAAGTGCTTTAATCCTGGACGGTATGGTTCTGAAATTTTCAGATAGGTTTTGGAATTTTTCATTACCACCTGTCCAATTTTAAAGATTTTATAAGTCTCAGGGGTCTTTTGAATGTCAAAGAATTCTATGCCGGATCTGGTTTCATCCTGACATGAATCTGGAACTATGGGAAACTGTATCTCGGTCAAAAGCTCGTTTTCATTTACATCCTGGGGGCTGTTAAGGTAAATCTCACGGGGAGCCCCGATCATTTCACCCCCTTCTTTAAAAAGGTGTTCCATCATTATTCCATAAGCTGAAACCACTCCATGGTAGGGTCCATGGTAAATACTGAAGATAACCTGGTGTTGGGGCATTACCTTTATTTTGATCCTTCCTTCACCCTTTACCTGTCCTTTGAATGGTATTCCTACATCGTATTCCATCTTTTCGGGGGCTACATCCATGGGGCTGGTGTAGTATACTACAAATGGTGGTTCGTTGATTACTAATCCTTTACTCATTATCCAACCAGTTAATTCCCCTATTAATTCTCCCATATCTTCTACTGGTCCAATATATGATATGCTGGCTACCTGTTTTTCTTCAATGGTTTTTGAATCAATTTTCATGATTTTTCTCCTATTGATGGTTAGGCATAATCTGAACATCATCCCATATATATTTAATTTTTTACGGAATAATATTCCGTATTTTAATGAACTTATGTTTATGAATTAAATGATGGTTTAAAAATGAGATTAATTCAACAAATGAGAAAAATAGTGAATTTGTGAAAAATGTAAATCAAATATTAATAATAAAATAGATTTAAAGAAAAATATTTATTTTAAAAAAGAATAAAAGAGTTTCATGGATAAAAGAATAGATTCAGACCTTTCAAGAGAGTTTCTATTAGATTCCATTGAAGAGATAGTTCCTATTTTAAAGGCCATTGGGAACCCAACCCGGTTTAAGATCCTTATTTTGTTGTTAAATGGCCCTTCAAACTTTCAAATGCTCCTTGATGAAACAAATCTAAAAAAATCTGCCTTGGCTAATCATCTCAACACTCTGATAAAATCAGGATTATTGGAAAAAATCCAACATGGAACTTATTGCCTCACTGAAGATGGTAAAAAATACGTTGAAACCATTGGAAAGACTTTTAAAACCAGCCAAATGATCCAAGAAGAAATGAAAATATCAGAACAAAGGAAAAGTCTTTCATTGACCTTTTTAGAACGTAAGAAAAGGAAAAATTAGATCAAGGTCTAAATTTTCAAAGTAATGTTCAAATCATCCCATAAAAATTATCCCATTAGGTGTTCAGGCAATTATTTAACTGAGAAATATTTAGTCCATTCAAACTGGAATAAAAAATTAAAAAATAAAATTATTCTGTAATATCGTACAATATTTTCATGGCCTTGGTGAATGGAGGGTTACCCGAAGTTAAAAGAACCACCCGTAGGACATCAACAATTTCATCCCGGGTTATATCAAATTCTTTCATGGCACTCATCATCTGCTTCTTCATGGCCCGGTCATCAGAGGCTGCGGCAGTTATTCCCAGGGCGATCAGCTTCTGTGTACGATAGTCTAAGACTTTTCCAGAATATGCTGCTTCATTCAACTCAACTACTGCTTTAAAGATATCAGGATAGTCTTTTTTAACATGAGCCATTCCTTTACCATAAAAAACATCTTCTTTCATCTTATAACCTCCATAAATATATTCATTACTTTTATTTTATGTTATTTATTCCATATATAATTATTAACCGTAAACAGTGTTAAAGGAATATATTAGACATCATGAGATATGACACTGCCAAAATATTGGATAAAATAATTTAAATAAAGAAAAAAAAGAGAAATATTAACAGAGATATTTTTGGAATATAATTATTATCTTTCAGGTAATAAGATGAAAACCAATAAAATAAGTGGTATTTTGCTCTTAATCCTATTTTTTAACTTATTTTTTGTTCAATCAGATTATGCATCTCCCTCTGAAGATATAATATCCCATGTAAAATATATAACCCAAGATATAGGGCCCCGTCCAGCAGGATCAACCTCCGAAAATCAAACAGCACAATATCTAGCCTCATGCTTCCAAAAGTATGGAGTTAAAACTGAAATTCAAGAATTTAAATACTATTCTCTTAACTCAAATGATATAAAAACTTCAAGGAATGTGATCGGCACCATAGAAGGTGTTTCGGATAAAGAAATAATAATATGTGCTGATCTAGACACTCCCCAAGATATTTTAGTTGGTAATTACAGTCCAGGGGCCAATGATGATGCTACTGGCCTGTCAATTCTAATTGGTTTAGCAGGTAAATACCAGAATAAAAAACCATTTTACACAATAAAGCTGGTAGCTTTTGGTGCTGGAGAAGATGGTTTTACATTTCCCCTTATAACTCCTAAAAGATCCAATTTACCACCCGATGCCTATCATCAAATTGTTTACCTTCCTTATTTGGTGGGCGCTCGTCATTATTTGCTTAATCATCAGAATGAGGTGAATAATACCCTGGCAGTGATCAGTGTGGAAGCAGTAGGTATCGGAACTCCTTGTGTTATTTCCAAGGATTATTATACAAAAAATGATGAATTTCTAGTTAACTTTTTAGTGTGGAACGGGAAATTACAGGGAATAAATACCGAAAAGATCAATTTTATGGCATCAAATAGAACTATTGGTGGCGAATCTGCCATCAGCCATATTTATCTGCCATTTTCTATTGCTGGGATCCCTTCAACCTTTATAACTTGTATGAAAAATCCTAATATAAACTCTCCAGTTCACGACGTGGAAAATGAGATGCCAGGATACCTTTCAGTAGATGATAACTATCAAAACCTAGTGAATCAAAATGGTAATGAAGGAAATTTAGAAACACACTTGCAAACTGTTCTTTACCTAATATTTGATGATATTAATAAATTATCAATCTTTAATATTATAAACGGGCAGATTTAACAGTTATATGACAACATTTCAAACCATAAAAACTAAATTCTATTAAAAAAAGAATATTAATATAAAAAAATGGAGGAATTAGGGGAATCATATTAATTTATGGGGGGAAGTAAGAAATGCAGTTGAAAAGATTCATAAATTTTTTTTTCACATCAATATTAGTTTTTTTAATGTTAAACGTGTGTTTTGCCGATGATGGGCCAGTTATAGATAAAAATCAGGCCCAGGCTATAGCACAAGATTATTTAAATACCCATAGTTATTCTTCTTACAAAGCTGTGGCCACTGATACATTACTAGCAAAGGTTAAGGATAAATCTACCGGAAATACTTATTGGATGGATGCAGGTCAAGCCAAAAGTGATGTTCGTGAAGAAAATCCTAAAATCGATTTAGTTTTAAATTTTGTTAGAGTGGTTGATATTGTAAATAACGGAAAGATTGTCGGTAAAATCTATGTAGACTCTTACGATAATGTTGGTGAGATTGTTTACAAAGAACTTCCTGAAAACAGTGCCACAAGTAGTGATGGTGGAAGCAACGGAGAAAGCAGCGACGGAGGCGATTTAACATATAATGGAAGTGGGGACCAAAACTCTGGAGGAATCATAGGGACGATTCAGAGCTTCTTCAATGGAATATCATCCTTTTTCCAGCAAATATGGACTTCCATCTTCGGAGGAAATACTAGTTAAGGTGAATGAACCGTTGAAGATGGGGGTTTAAATGAATGAAAAAAAGGATAACAATATTATTATTTTTTATAGCGATTATTGCATCGTCTGGATGTACAAATTCGGATAACGACCAAAATGCAACAACTGAATTAAATAGAACAGATTCGAGTAGTGGATCAGGAAGCGGTTCAACTGGAGGCAGTAGCTCAGGTGGATCAAGTGGATCTGGCGAAGGAACTCTTATTGACTCAGGTAAGACTTCCGGACCAACTACAGAATTATTAAGTGGTGAAACCTATGAATGGAAAACCTACAAGATCAATGATAACAAAATAGTTATGTACAGTACTTTTACAAATACGGATGGAAAAGTTGTTAAACAAACAAATACTTGGGAAAAAGCCCCAAATGATCCAGATCAACTCATACAAATAACTGTAATTCCAAAAGAATCAGGCACAAGCAGCTGGGAGCACCAAACTTCAAATCAAGGTTACTCCACCGTATTAAACTACTATTGGCATGTTCGAGGTTCCGGATTCGGCGGACCAATACATTGATTGAATAAAGGATGATAAAATAAGATTAAAAGGAGTTTATGTATTGTATTGGTAGGTTGTTTTGTGGACTTGCATATGCAGATTCAGTGGAATAACACCCTTTTTCCAGCAGATGGGACTCAATCTTTGTAGTTTAATAAATTTAGATGAATGTGATAAGGGGAACTGAGTAAAAATCAGTTCCATGGTTTTATCTATGGGACAATGACACTTTCAGGAAGTTTTCCATTGGATTTATACTCATTT includes:
- a CDS encoding helix-turn-helix transcriptional regulator, giving the protein MDKRIDSDLSREFLLDSIEEIVPILKAIGNPTRFKILILLLNGPSNFQMLLDETNLKKSALANHLNTLIKSGLLEKIQHGTYCLTEDGKKYVETIGKTFKTSQMIQEEMKISEQRKSLSLTFLERKKRKN
- a CDS encoding M28 family metallopeptidase, whose amino-acid sequence is MKTNKISGILLLILFFNLFFVQSDYASPSEDIISHVKYITQDIGPRPAGSTSENQTAQYLASCFQKYGVKTEIQEFKYYSLNSNDIKTSRNVIGTIEGVSDKEIIICADLDTPQDILVGNYSPGANDDATGLSILIGLAGKYQNKKPFYTIKLVAFGAGEDGFTFPLITPKRSNLPPDAYHQIVYLPYLVGARHYLLNHQNEVNNTLAVISVEAVGIGTPCVISKDYYTKNDEFLVNFLVWNGKLQGINTEKINFMASNRTIGGESAISHIYLPFSIAGIPSTFITCMKNPNINSPVHDVENEMPGYLSVDDNYQNLVNQNGNEGNLETHLQTVLYLIFDDINKLSIFNIINGQI
- a CDS encoding carboxymuconolactone decarboxylase family protein, translated to MKEDVFYGKGMAHVKKDYPDIFKAVVELNEAAYSGKVLDYRTQKLIALGITAAASDDRAMKKQMMSAMKEFDITRDEIVDVLRVVLLTSGNPPFTKAMKILYDITE
- a CDS encoding TrmO family methyltransferase, which gives rise to MKIDSKTIEEKQVASISYIGPVEDMGELIGELTGWIMSKGLVINEPPFVVYYTSPMDVAPEKMEYDVGIPFKGQVKGEGRIKIKVMPQHQVIFSIYHGPYHGVVSAYGIMMEHLFKEGGEMIGAPREIYLNSPQDVNENELLTEIQFPIVPDSCQDETRSGIEFFDIQKTPETYKIFKIGQVVMKNSKTYLKISEPYRPGLKHLAEFSHVMVFWWADKFDNAKYRTALRTHPPYATNHLAGVFATRAEYRPNPLALTTCKLIDVNEKEGIVEITGIDAFDGTPIID